One window from the genome of Candidatus Wallbacteria bacterium encodes:
- a CDS encoding tetratricopeptide repeat protein — translation MNTKKTPRLFTRLGMLHLLKNEIPQAIVEFRKALLLDPTNLIALQKLANLFTLGGEHKEALKYYEKAISLSKDDLELRCGLAGCLEANEKNAESLAAYEMIQKQKPDYEMIEFHLSRVHLKLSHLDDAKKFYAEAIKRYPDDPDVKAFGTDIQEKSEKAENMSKKDSDLSVETGDKKERKSRKKK, via the coding sequence ATGAATACTAAGAAGACACCGCGACTGTTTACCCGCCTTGGAATGCTGCACCTGCTTAAAAATGAAATCCCGCAGGCAATCGTCGAGTTCCGCAAAGCACTGCTTCTGGACCCGACCAATCTGATTGCCCTGCAGAAACTAGCCAATCTCTTCACTCTGGGAGGAGAGCACAAGGAAGCTTTAAAGTATTACGAAAAAGCCATCAGCCTGTCCAAAGATGACCTGGAACTGAGATGCGGATTAGCCGGGTGCCTAGAAGCAAACGAAAAAAATGCCGAATCGCTCGCCGCATACGAGATGATTCAAAAACAAAAACCCGACTATGAAATGATCGAATTTCACCTCTCCCGTGTCCATCTCAAACTTTCCCATCTGGATGACGCTAAAAAATTCTATGCCGAAGCAATAAAGCGCTATCCTGACGATCCTGATGTGAAGGCGTTCGGGACTGACATTCAGGAAAAATCGGAAAAAGCCGAAAATATGTCAAAGAAAGATTCCGATTTATCTGTTGAAACCGGAGACAAGAAGGAGCGGAAGTCCCGGAAAAAAAAATAG
- a CDS encoding acetyl-CoA carboxylase biotin carboxyl carrier protein subunit → MNCRIRIWDKEFKITANELENEIELQSGNAIHRLRWVGNGAFIDGRYHEFEVEYDLSGNPKSVILNGEEFPLVIDRIDSVRIKKQAQEQTVSGKLRANLAGKVLVLAVEAGQKVEAGQLLLILEAMKMENELRAPFAGKIKEIAVEQGKTVSKDQLLLEVER, encoded by the coding sequence ATGAACTGCAGAATCAGGATCTGGGACAAGGAATTCAAGATAACAGCCAATGAATTGGAAAATGAAATTGAACTACAGTCCGGGAATGCGATACACCGTCTCAGATGGGTCGGGAATGGCGCTTTCATTGATGGAAGATATCATGAGTTTGAGGTGGAATATGACCTGTCAGGCAACCCTAAAAGCGTAATCCTGAACGGGGAGGAATTTCCGCTGGTGATAGACCGGATTGACAGCGTCCGGATCAAAAAGCAGGCGCAGGAGCAGACAGTCAGCGGTAAGTTGCGGGCTAATCTTGCAGGCAAGGTGCTTGTTCTAGCTGTGGAAGCAGGGCAGAAGGTCGAGGCAGGGCAGCTCTTGCTGATACTGGAAGCCATGAAAATGGAGAACGAACTTCGCGCTCCTTTTGCCGGAAAAATAAAGGAAATCGCCGTGGAACAAGGAAAAACAGTTTCCAAAGACCAGCTGCTGCTGGAAGTGGAACGATAA